In a single window of the Bacillus sp. (in: firmicutes) genome:
- a CDS encoding DUF2905 domain-containing protein: MNVPKMLMFIGVLIFVIGFLAQFIKIGKLPGDILIKKGNTTFYFPIMTSILLSVLLSLVFYFLGKFK, from the coding sequence ATGAATGTTCCAAAAATGCTCATGTTTATCGGTGTATTGATATTTGTCATCGGTTTTTTAGCCCAGTTTATTAAAATTGGCAAATTACCAGGGGACATTTTAATAAAAAAAGGAAATACGACGTTTTATTTTCCCATTATGACGTCCATCTTGTTAAGTGTATTATTATCTCTCGTGTTCTATTTTCTAGGAAAGTTCAAATAA
- a CDS encoding intercompartmental signaling factor BofC produces MLGRIIIFICTLTLAISIFLFTSTKEAKDYEAKTDEGIHVATPLQVKVILQREYLDGEMSHETVNETIWAMEDFWAKYDHWQLVDMDENIVIFKQQVEDISPLLKANGYFGVSKDGTLAIFNGKTNPSTIIQSFFQIDLSKLESKKREELMNGIPVRTKERYFELIETFKSYSLPQQ; encoded by the coding sequence ATGTTAGGACGAATAATCATCTTCATCTGTACGCTTACATTGGCGATATCTATCTTTTTGTTTACATCGACGAAAGAAGCGAAAGACTATGAGGCAAAGACAGATGAAGGGATCCATGTCGCTACCCCATTACAAGTCAAAGTTATATTGCAACGCGAATATTTAGATGGGGAAATGAGTCACGAAACGGTGAATGAAACGATTTGGGCGATGGAAGATTTTTGGGCAAAATACGACCACTGGCAGCTTGTTGATATGGATGAGAACATAGTCATCTTTAAGCAACAAGTAGAAGATATTTCTCCGTTATTAAAAGCGAACGGATATTTTGGAGTGTCGAAAGATGGAACCTTGGCGATATTTAATGGAAAAACGAATCCTTCAACGATTATTCAATCATTTTTTCAAATTGATTTAAGCAAATTGGAAAGTAAAAAACGGGAAGAATTAATGAATGGAATTCCGGTACGAACAAAAGAGCGCTACTTTGAATTGATTGAAACATTTAAGTCATATTCTCTCCCTCAACAATGA
- a CDS encoding YebC/PmpR family DNA-binding transcriptional regulator codes for MAGHSKWKNIQRRKNAQDAKRGKIFQKLAKELYVAAKQGGGDPESNPALRLVIEKAKAANMPNDNITRAINKATGNQAAENYEEITYEGYGPGGVAVMVTCLTDNKNRTASNVRLAFSKNGGNLGETGCVSYLFDRKGYLVIEREGLEVDEDDMLLQVIEAGAEEMESSEEVFEIYTDPESFMDVKTTLENSGFSFATAEITMIPQTYTSLNEEQEAKMEKLLDMLEDDDDVQDIYHNYQQQ; via the coding sequence ATGGCTGGACATTCTAAGTGGAAAAACATTCAACGACGCAAAAATGCACAAGATGCAAAACGCGGTAAAATATTTCAAAAGTTAGCAAAAGAACTATATGTTGCGGCTAAACAAGGTGGGGGTGACCCAGAGTCTAACCCAGCATTACGACTTGTCATTGAAAAAGCAAAAGCGGCGAACATGCCGAACGATAACATTACACGGGCGATTAATAAAGCAACTGGGAACCAAGCGGCTGAAAATTATGAAGAGATTACATATGAAGGATATGGACCAGGTGGAGTGGCCGTTATGGTGACATGTTTGACGGATAATAAAAACCGTACCGCCTCTAACGTTCGTCTAGCCTTCTCTAAAAATGGTGGAAACCTTGGTGAAACTGGATGCGTTTCTTATTTATTTGATCGAAAAGGGTATTTAGTGATTGAACGGGAAGGACTAGAAGTCGACGAAGATGACATGCTACTACAAGTCATTGAAGCTGGAGCGGAAGAGATGGAGTCTAGTGAAGAAGTATTTGAAATTTATACCGATCCAGAAAGTTTCATGGACGTAAAAACAACGTTAGAAAATAGCGGTTTTTCGTTTGCTACTGCTGAAATTACGATGATTCCGCAAACATATACGTCATTAAATGAAGAACAAGAGGCGAAAATGGAAAAATTGCTGGATATGCTTGAAGATGACGATGATGTTCAAGATATTTACCATAACTATCAACAACAATAA
- a CDS encoding TIGR04086 family membrane protein, which translates to MLIKPKKYGGAVIYGLVTIFVIAMILSLILSIVLRFSSLQEQSFQLFITIVSFIGLFIGGFISGGKAKEKGWLIGGLTGGGYTLIIFLYQYLGHDTLFTVQQWIYHTCYVLVAMMGGILGVNLIGGSHREAS; encoded by the coding sequence ATTCTTATCAAACCAAAAAAATATGGTGGTGCCGTGATTTATGGCCTTGTTACGATTTTTGTAATTGCGATGATATTAAGCTTGATTTTATCAATCGTCCTCCGATTTAGCTCCCTACAAGAACAGTCATTTCAATTGTTCATTACAATTGTTTCTTTTATCGGCTTATTTATCGGTGGGTTTATTTCTGGAGGAAAAGCGAAAGAAAAAGGGTGGCTTATTGGCGGATTGACAGGCGGGGGATATACACTCATCATTTTCTTATACCAATATTTAGGACACGATACGTTATTTACAGTTCAACAATGGATCTATCATACGTGCTACGTGTTAGTCGCCATGATGGGTGGCATCCTTGGTGTTAATCTCATTGGGGGATCTCATAGAGAAGCCTCATAA
- the ruvA gene encoding Holliday junction branch migration protein RuvA, whose amino-acid sequence MYEHIKGIVDYIGPEYVVVENNGIGYQLFTPNPYQFSKYEGQEVKVYTYQYVREDLIHLYGFLSREEKLMFLKLLNVSGIGPKGALAILASGEPAQVIQAIEEEDEAFLTKFPGVGKKTARQMILDLKGKLAEVVPDFVPNLFNVEKLDQKKQEQAELEEALLALKALGYSEKEIKKITPTLQQESLSTDEFIKKALQLLLK is encoded by the coding sequence TTGTACGAACATATTAAAGGAATTGTCGATTATATAGGTCCAGAATACGTTGTTGTAGAAAACAACGGAATTGGGTATCAACTCTTCACGCCCAATCCGTACCAATTTTCCAAATACGAAGGACAAGAAGTGAAAGTATATACATATCAATACGTTCGGGAAGATCTTATTCATCTTTATGGGTTTTTATCACGTGAAGAAAAGTTGATGTTTTTAAAACTTTTAAATGTCTCAGGGATTGGGCCGAAAGGGGCCCTCGCTATTTTAGCTTCAGGGGAACCAGCTCAAGTCATTCAAGCCATTGAAGAGGAAGATGAAGCCTTTTTAACGAAATTTCCTGGTGTAGGGAAAAAGACGGCACGGCAAATGATATTAGACTTGAAAGGGAAACTAGCGGAAGTTGTTCCTGATTTTGTACCAAACTTGTTTAATGTAGAAAAGCTCGATCAAAAGAAGCAAGAGCAAGCCGAACTGGAAGAAGCCCTGTTAGCGTTAAAAGCGCTAGGCTATTCAGAAAAAGAAATTAAAAAGATTACACCAACATTGCAGCAAGAATCGTTATCTACGGATGAATTTATTAAAAAAGCGTTGCAATTACTTTTAAAGTAA
- the ruvB gene encoding Holliday junction branch migration DNA helicase RuvB: MDERLVSTEAEAMEQRFEQSLRPQRLAQYIGQDKVKSNLEVFIEAAKMRKETLDHVLLYGPPGLGKTTLATVIANEMGVNIKTTSGPAIERPGDLAAILTSLEPGDVLFIDEIHRLHRSIEEVLYPAMEDFCLDIVIGKGPSARSVRLDLPPFTLIGATTRAGALSAPLRDRFGVLSRLEYYTVEQLTQIVERTSDILGADIERQGAEEIARRSRGTPRIANRLLRRVRDYAQVRGDGKITLALANEALTLLQVDRLGLDHIDHKLLKGIIEKFRGGPVGLETIAATIGEEAHTIEDVYEPYLLQIGFLQRTPRGRMVTEQVYRHFQMEVPNER, from the coding sequence ATGGACGAGCGCCTTGTCTCGACGGAAGCGGAAGCGATGGAGCAAAGGTTTGAACAAAGCTTACGCCCTCAAAGGTTAGCACAATATATCGGCCAAGATAAAGTAAAGTCCAATTTAGAAGTATTTATTGAAGCGGCAAAAATGCGAAAAGAAACGCTCGATCATGTGTTACTTTACGGTCCACCAGGACTTGGAAAAACCACTTTAGCTACCGTCATTGCGAATGAAATGGGCGTCAACATTAAAACCACGTCCGGTCCAGCCATTGAGCGCCCTGGTGATTTAGCAGCCATTTTAACATCGTTAGAGCCAGGGGATGTGCTTTTTATTGATGAAATCCATCGTCTGCATCGCTCCATAGAAGAAGTACTTTATCCCGCGATGGAAGATTTTTGTTTAGATATTGTAATCGGAAAAGGCCCAAGTGCCCGCTCGGTACGCCTTGACCTTCCTCCGTTTACGTTAATTGGGGCGACGACTCGCGCTGGTGCTCTTTCAGCGCCATTGCGTGACCGATTTGGAGTGTTGAGTCGGTTAGAATATTATACGGTGGAACAACTAACCCAAATTGTCGAGCGCACTTCCGATATCCTCGGGGCAGACATTGAAAGGCAAGGAGCGGAAGAGATTGCTCGGCGTTCACGTGGGACACCACGGATTGCGAACCGTTTGTTACGTCGCGTCCGTGATTACGCTCAAGTTCGTGGAGATGGAAAAATTACACTTGCTTTAGCGAACGAAGCACTCACCTTATTACAAGTCGATCGACTTGGACTTGACCACATTGATCATAAGTTGTTAAAGGGAATTATTGAAAAGTTTCGTGGCGGCCCGGTTGGTCTAGAAACGATTGCCGCTACGATTGGAGAGGAAGCCCATACGATTGAGGACGTGTACGAACCATACTTACTTCAAATTGGCTTTTTGCAACGCACCCCTCGTGGGCGGATGGTGACAGAACAAGTGTACCGTCATTTTCAAATGGAGGTGCCAAATGAACGATGA
- the yajC gene encoding preprotein translocase subunit YajC: protein MELIYQLLPFLLMIAIFYFLLIRPQQKRQRAIQDMQNNLQKGDKIVTIGGLHGIIDSLDEDKIVIKCGDGSRLTYDRSAVREVIESANK, encoded by the coding sequence ATGGAATTGATATACCAATTACTTCCGTTTTTACTAATGATTGCGATCTTTTACTTCCTCTTAATTCGTCCGCAACAAAAACGACAACGGGCGATTCAAGATATGCAAAACAATTTGCAAAAAGGAGATAAGATCGTTACAATCGGTGGTTTACATGGAATCATTGATTCGTTAGACGAAGATAAAATCGTCATTAAATGTGGCGATGGAAGCCGTCTTACATACGATCGCTCCGCCGTGCGCGAAGTGATTGAATCTGCTAATAAATAA
- a CDS encoding ArsB/NhaD family transporter: protein MNPSVRGECYMVPIVVLCIFIISYILLITETWDRMLVAGAGGVAMLIVGAFTIHDALFTYIDWKTIALLFAMMLIVSITSQTGFFEYIAIRLAQMVRGDGILLLILFFLLSAVGSAFLANVTVAMLIVPILFTLTRLLQLPPTPYMIATILSCNIGGTATLIGDPPNMMIGQTVQHLTFNAFLQNLLPVVLLIMFITILLIAVLYREQLYVKREKQLLLAGIRAANYLKKEKGLYPSIIVLSMVMLGFMLYPLLHLDVTTVALAGAVLLLLLLQRVYQPEEVLKQVEWGTIFFFIGLFLIVGGLEEAGFIDELARSIIRITEGDMVKTSLFILWSTGILSAFIDNIPFVAAMIPVLQEFQEIGIMHMDPLWWSLALGACLGGNGTLLGSSSNLVIAGLAAREQAPVSFREYLWIGMPIMFLSLIISTIYVYVRYLLPFM from the coding sequence ATGAACCCATCGGTAAGGGGGGAGTGTTACATGGTACCAATTGTTGTACTTTGTATTTTTATCATTAGTTATATTTTGTTAATTACGGAAACATGGGACCGGATGCTAGTTGCGGGCGCTGGAGGGGTCGCCATGCTGATTGTTGGTGCCTTTACCATCCATGATGCCCTATTTACGTATATAGATTGGAAAACGATTGCTTTGTTATTTGCCATGATGTTAATTGTATCGATTACGAGCCAAACTGGATTTTTTGAATATATAGCTATTCGGTTAGCCCAAATGGTTCGTGGAGATGGTATTTTGCTTCTTATTCTCTTTTTTTTACTATCTGCTGTCGGTTCAGCTTTTTTGGCCAATGTAACGGTTGCAATGTTGATTGTACCGATTTTATTTACCTTAACACGGTTGTTACAATTGCCACCGACTCCTTATATGATTGCTACCATTTTAAGCTGTAATATTGGAGGGACAGCCACCCTTATTGGAGATCCCCCAAATATGATGATTGGGCAGACGGTCCAGCATTTAACGTTTAATGCGTTTTTGCAAAATTTACTCCCTGTCGTTCTTCTCATCATGTTTATCACAATTCTGTTGATTGCTGTTTTATATCGTGAACAACTGTATGTAAAAAGAGAGAAGCAGCTATTATTGGCTGGAATCCGTGCAGCTAACTATTTAAAAAAGGAGAAAGGACTTTATCCGTCCATAATTGTTCTTAGTATGGTCATGCTCGGATTTATGTTGTACCCTCTTCTCCATTTAGATGTAACCACCGTGGCCTTAGCGGGGGCAGTATTGTTATTATTATTGCTTCAACGCGTGTATCAACCGGAAGAAGTATTAAAACAAGTCGAATGGGGAACGATCTTTTTCTTTATCGGGCTCTTTTTAATCGTAGGGGGATTGGAAGAAGCGGGATTTATCGATGAATTAGCCCGAAGTATCATTCGGATAACCGAAGGGGACATGGTGAAGACGTCTTTATTTATTTTGTGGAGTACAGGGATATTATCGGCATTTATTGATAATATTCCGTTTGTCGCTGCTATGATTCCGGTGTTACAAGAATTTCAAGAAATCGGTATTATGCATATGGATCCTCTTTGGTGGTCGTTAGCCCTCGGTGCATGTTTAGGTGGTAATGGAACGTTACTCGGATCATCGTCTAATCTCGTCATAGCTGGTCTTGCTGCTAGAGAGCAAGCCCCGGTTTCTTTTCGAGAATATTTATGGATTGGGATGCCAATTATGTTTCTTTCCTTAATTATTTCCACCATCTATGTCTATGTTCGCTATCTTCTTCCTTTTATGTAA
- the queA gene encoding tRNA preQ1(34) S-adenosylmethionine ribosyltransferase-isomerase QueA gives MKVDLFDFYLPEELIAQTPLNNRADSRLMVLNKQTGEIKHDIFKHISDYLRPGDCLVLNDTKVLPARLFGVKEETGAKIEVLLLKQEDNDCWETLVKPAKRVKEGTVILFGDGMLKATCVGMKEHGGRILQFTYEGIFYEVLDTLGEMPLPPYIKEQLEDRDRYQTVYARERGSAAAPTAGLHFTKELLKEIEAIGVHLAFITLHVGLGTFRPVSVDDVTEHEMHAEFYQMSEETAQLLNEVRQKGGRIISVGTTSTRTLETIARDHDGVFKAQSGWTDIFIYPGFTFRAIDGMITNFHLPKSTLVMLVSALAGRENVLRAYEEAVKQKYRFFSFGDAMLII, from the coding sequence TTGAAAGTAGATTTGTTTGATTTTTACTTACCGGAAGAACTTATTGCGCAAACACCGTTAAATAATCGGGCAGATAGTCGATTAATGGTCCTTAATAAGCAAACGGGTGAGATAAAGCACGATATTTTTAAACATATTAGTGACTATTTACGTCCTGGGGATTGTTTAGTACTAAATGATACGAAAGTACTCCCGGCACGATTATTTGGTGTCAAAGAGGAAACGGGGGCGAAAATTGAAGTCCTATTATTAAAGCAAGAGGACAACGATTGTTGGGAAACGTTAGTCAAACCTGCGAAACGAGTAAAAGAAGGAACCGTCATTTTGTTTGGCGACGGAATGTTGAAAGCCACTTGTGTCGGTATGAAAGAGCACGGTGGTCGGATATTGCAGTTTACATACGAAGGAATTTTTTATGAAGTTCTTGATACCCTAGGAGAAATGCCGCTTCCGCCTTATATTAAAGAGCAGTTGGAAGATCGTGATCGGTATCAAACGGTTTATGCTCGTGAACGGGGATCGGCAGCAGCTCCAACGGCTGGATTACACTTTACGAAAGAACTGCTAAAAGAAATTGAGGCCATTGGGGTTCATTTAGCGTTTATTACCCTGCATGTGGGGCTAGGTACGTTTCGTCCAGTCAGTGTGGATGATGTGACAGAGCACGAAATGCATGCCGAGTTTTATCAAATGTCGGAAGAAACCGCCCAATTACTAAATGAAGTAAGGCAAAAAGGCGGTCGAATTATTTCAGTTGGTACGACGTCCACACGAACGCTAGAAACGATTGCGCGTGATCATGATGGAGTATTTAAAGCCCAGAGCGGATGGACGGATATATTTATTTATCCTGGGTTTACATTTCGGGCCATCGATGGGATGATTACAAATTTTCATCTCCCTAAATCAACACTCGTTATGTTAGTAAGCGCACTAGCTGGACGTGAAAACGTACTCCGTGCGTATGAAGAAGCAGTGAAACAAAAGTATCGCTTTTTTAGCTTTGGAGATGCCATGCTTATTATTTAA
- the tgt gene encoding tRNA guanosine(34) transglycosylase Tgt, protein MTAIRYELIKTCKQTGARLGRIHTPHGTYETPMFMPVGTLATVKTMSPEELKEIGAGIILSNTYHLWLRPGHDIIKEAGGLHSFMNWDQAILTDSGGFQVFSLSDFRQIEEEGVYFRNHLNGDKLFLSPEKAMEIQNALGSDIMMAFDECPPYPATYDYMKKSVERTSRWAERCLKAHQRPNDQGLFGIVQGGEYEDLRRQSAQDLVSLDFPGYAVGGLSVGEPKEVMNRVLEFTTPLLPANKPRYLMGVGSPDSLIDGAIRGIDMFDCVLPTRIARNGTLMTSNGRLVVKNAQYARDFRPLDENCDCYVCKNYTRAYIRHLIKCNETFGIRLTTYHNLYFLLKLMEQVRQAIREDRLGDFREEFFERYGFNRPNAKNF, encoded by the coding sequence GTGACAGCAATACGATATGAACTCATTAAAACGTGTAAACAGACGGGGGCTCGGTTAGGTCGCATTCACACGCCACACGGAACTTACGAAACCCCAATGTTCATGCCCGTTGGTACATTGGCGACCGTGAAAACGATGTCACCGGAAGAATTAAAAGAAATTGGAGCGGGCATTATTTTAAGCAATACGTATCATTTATGGCTGCGTCCAGGACATGACATCATCAAAGAAGCGGGTGGACTTCATTCGTTCATGAACTGGGATCAAGCGATTTTAACTGATTCCGGCGGTTTCCAAGTATTCAGCTTAAGCGATTTCCGTCAAATTGAGGAAGAAGGGGTGTATTTCCGTAACCATCTAAACGGAGACAAATTATTTTTATCCCCTGAAAAAGCAATGGAAATCCAAAATGCACTTGGGTCAGATATAATGATGGCGTTTGATGAATGTCCTCCATATCCAGCCACCTACGACTATATGAAAAAATCCGTTGAACGAACGTCTCGTTGGGCAGAACGCTGTTTAAAAGCCCATCAACGTCCAAACGACCAAGGATTGTTTGGAATTGTCCAAGGGGGAGAATACGAAGATTTACGCCGTCAAAGCGCCCAAGATTTAGTCTCCTTAGACTTTCCTGGTTATGCTGTTGGCGGGTTGTCTGTCGGTGAACCAAAAGAAGTGATGAATCGTGTATTAGAATTTACTACTCCGTTACTGCCTGCGAATAAGCCTCGTTACTTAATGGGAGTAGGGTCTCCGGACTCATTAATAGATGGAGCGATTCGCGGAATTGATATGTTTGACTGTGTACTTCCAACACGGATTGCTCGTAACGGAACGTTAATGACAAGCAATGGACGGTTAGTCGTAAAAAATGCACAATATGCGCGTGACTTTAGACCGTTAGATGAAAATTGTGATTGTTACGTATGTAAAAACTATACTAGAGCCTATATTCGTCACTTAATTAAATGTAACGAAACGTTTGGAATTCGTTTGACGACTTATCATAATCTGTATTTTCTGTTAAAATTAATGGAGCAGGTCAGACAAGCGATTCGCGAGGATCGTCTTGGTGACTTTAGAGAAGAATTTTTTGAACGCTACGGATTTAATCGTCCGAACGCAAAAAATTTCTAA